A single window of Zea mays cultivar B73 chromosome 10, Zm-B73-REFERENCE-NAM-5.0, whole genome shotgun sequence DNA harbors:
- the LOC103640978 gene encoding uncharacterized protein isoform X5 has protein sequence MCRLCFSGENEGSTKAAKMLPCKLCSKRYHRNCLKSWGEHRDLFHWSSWVCPSCRSCEVCRRPGDPNKLMFCKRCDDPYHCYCQQPSHKNVTHGPYLCPKHTRCHSCGSGVPGSGHSTRWFLGYTCCDACGRLFVKGNYCPVCLKVYRDSEVIPMVCCDVCEKWVHIECDGISEEKYQQFQADQNLQYTCAACRGECSQIRDTEDAIRELWKRRDVADHELMITLRAAAKLPSLEDVSPLYPNSDDEKLGAYVLKSESRNTLKFSLKSNSSKPPPDTPEQEKVVFKSSGSNKKPSKKKGGQGNKTNDGHDEIFLERRHDVKSSNSRLGDQSIDGNHDMSPFKNDDNAYISSSTRSSEKNLKSPSMKAVTNNADMIPKVKIKGSKVSSLHYKDGEENTSKADTGKATKLVIHLGSRHKTRSGSPKSELSNYQREQDLGSIHGRKLDVTSQLKGSRSEVKERSVMKLVRETGVQQRNSLLGDLGTSKKHATGKRSNALISGMENGNETGTRNRPFAQKQSHSSQVDENQGTADSPDNLKPSLLKLKFKRPHYEQLNTQASQPEEPTSWVSQQEDQFNVAKGQRSKRKRPSMEKADGLDGTTPAKRHHQSTDDEVMDANWILRKLGKDAIGKRIEVHLTSDGKCIHLGRHQGMVSNVMGGTLCIQLDNGRSENVELGKQAIRLIASRSKGRKR, from the exons ATGTGCCGTTTATGCTTTTCAGGAGAAAATGAGGGCAGCACGAAAGCTGCCAAAATGCTTCCTTGCAAACTCTGCAGCAAACGATATCATAGAAACTGTTTGAAAAGCTGGggagaacatagag ACCTTTTCCACTGGAGCTCATGGGTCTGTCCTTCTTGCCGCAGTTGTGAG GTGTGCCGACGTCCTGGCGACCCCAACAAGTTGATGTTCTGTAAAAGGTGTGATGACCCTTATCACTGTTATTGTCAGCAACCATCGCACAAG AATGTTACCCATGGGCCATATTTATGTCCAAAACATACAAGGTGCCACAGCTGTGGATCTGGTGTGCCTGGTAGTGGCCATAGCACAAG GTGGTTTTTGGGGTACACATGCTGTGATGCGTGTGGACGATTGTTTGTGAAAGGAAATTACTGTCCAGTTTGCTTGAAG GTTTATAGAGACTCTGAAGTGATACCTATGGTTTGCTGCGATGTTTGTGAAAAGTGGGTGCATATTGAGTGTGATGGCATCAG TGAGGAAAAGTACCAACAATTCCAAGCTGATCAAAACCTTCAGTATACATGTGCAGCATGCCGTGGCGAATGCTCCCAG ATCAGGGACACTGAGGATGCAATCCGGGAGCTTTGGAAGAGGAGGGATGTTGCTGATCATGAGCTCATGATTACTTTGCGGGCTGCTGCTAAACTGCCTTCTCTTGAAGATGTGTCACCGCTTTATCCAAACTCGGATGATGAGAAACTTGGTGCATACGTATTGAAAAGTGAGAGTAGAAATACACTAAAATTTTCATTAAAAAGTAACAGTAGTAAGCCTCCACCGGATACACCTGAGCAAGAGAAGGTTGTTTTTAAGAGCTCTGGATCAAATAAAAAGCCTTCCAAAAAGAAAGGTGGTCAGGGTAATAAAACAAATGATGGCCATGATGAAATATTTCTGGAGAGGAGGCATGATGTTAAATCATCAAATAGCCGTTTGGGAGATCAAAGTATAGATGGCAATCATGATATGAGCCCTTTTAAGAATGATGATAATGCCTATATTTCATCTTCAACTCGAAGTTCAGAAAAGAATTTGAAATCTCCATCCATGAAAGCTGTGACAAACAATGCTGATATGATACCCAAAGTCAAGATTAAAGGCAGTAAGGTTTCGAGTTTGCATTACAAAGATGGTGAAGAAAATACTTCCAAGGCTGACACTGGAAAAGCTACCAAGTTGGTTATCCATCTTGGTTCACGGCATAAAACTAGGAGTGGCTCTCCTAAGTCGGAGCTGTCCAATTATCAAAGAGAGCAAGATTTAGGATCAATACATG GACGGAAATTAGATGTCACAAGCCAGCTGAAAGGTTCAAGAAGCGAGGTAAAAGAGAGAAGTGTAATGAAGTTAGTTAGAGAGACTGGGGTACAACAAAGAAATAGCCTTTTGGGTGATCTTGGTACCTCAAAAAAGCATGCAACTGGGAAAAGGAGCAATGCTCTAATTTCTGGAATGGAGAATGGAAATGAAACTGGTACTAGAAACCGGCCATTTGCACAGAAACAATCTCATTCTAGTCAGGTGGACGAGAACCAGGGAACTGCTGACTCTCCTGATAACTTGAAGCCATCATTGCTCAAACTCAAGTTTAAGCGTCCACATTATGAGCAGCTAAACACCCAGGCCTCTCAACCAGAGGAGCCGACCTCCTGGGTTTCTCAGCAAGAAGACCAGTTCAATGTTGCTAAAGGCCAGAGATCAAAGAGGAAGAGGCCTTCGATGGAGAAGGCAGATGGTTTGGATGGTACGACTCCAGCCAAGAGGCATCATCAGAGCACTGATGATGAAGTGATGGACGCAAATTGGATCCTACGCAAGTTGGGCAAGGATGCTATCGGAAAGAGGATTGAAGTCCATCTAACTTCTGATGGCAAATG CATTCATCTTGGCAGGCATCAAGGGATGGTGTCGAATGTCATGGGTGGCACACTGTGTATTCAGTTAGACAATGGCAGGTCTGAGAACGTGGAGCTGGGGAAGCAGGCCATCCGCTTGATTGCTTCAAGATCAAAGGGCCGGAAGCGATGA